In Aquila chrysaetos chrysaetos chromosome 2, bAquChr1.4, whole genome shotgun sequence, the following are encoded in one genomic region:
- the TRMT61A gene encoding tRNA (adenine(58)-N(1))-methyltransferase catalytic subunit TRMT61A produces MSFVEYGDTIKDGDTAIVFLGHESMFPVKVQHGTVTQTKYGVIRHSTDLIGKKYGSKVTCSKGGWVFILHPTPELWTMNLPHRTQILYSTDISIITMMLELKPGSIVCESGTGSGSLSHALIRTVAPTGHLYTVEFHQQRAEKAREEFREHGVEHLVTVTNQDVCKNGFGVSNIADAVFLDIPSPWEAIGHAKSALKPEGGRICSFSPCIEQVQRTCLAMEEFGFTEINTLEILLRVYNVRTISLQIPDLGEAAEDNSSTGFDSSNPSNQGSPCANLQQGTVQFKSGVPLREMVGHTGYLTFATKSLF; encoded by the exons ATGAGTTTTGTTGAATATGGAGATACGATAAAGGATGGTGACACAGCTATTGTGTTCTTGGGCCATGAATCCATGTTTCCTGTGAAAGTCCAGCATGGCACTGTAACTCAGACTAAGTATGGGGTCATCAGGCATTCCACAGACCTCATAGGCAAGAAGTATGGCTCCAAAGTGACCTGCAGTAAAGGAGGGTGGGTGTTCATTCTTCATCCAACTCCAGAACTGTGGACTATGAATCTTCCGCACAGAACACAGATTCTGTATTCCACTGACATCTCTATAATCACCATGATGTTAGAACTGAAGCCAGGCTCCATAGTATGTGAATCAG gtACGGGCAGCGGATCCCTCTCCCACGCTCTCATCAGGACAGTGGCTCCCACAGGGCACCTGTACACAGTGGAGTTCCACCAACAGAGGGCTGAGAAGGCCAGGGAGGAGTTTCGAGAGCATGGGGTGGAGCATCTGGTCACCGTGACCAACCAGGATGTCTGCAAAAATGGGTTTGGTGTCTCAAACATTGCAGATGCCGTATTCCTAGATATTCCATCTCCATGGGAAGCCATAGGACATGCAAAGTCAGCATTAAAACCTGAAG GTGGCCGCATCTGCTCTTTCTCCCCTTGCATTGAACAAGTCCAAAGAACCTGCCTAGCGATGGAAGAATTTGGTTTTACAGAGATTAACACCTTGGAAATTCTGCTCCGAGTGTACAATGTAAGGACAATTAGCTTGCAAATCCCTGACcttggagaagcagctgaggatAATTCTAGCACTGGCTTTGACAGCAGCAACCCATCAAACCAAGGTAGCCCGTGCGCTAATCTGCAGCAAGGAACTGTGCAGTTCAAAAGTGGCGTGCCACTCAGGGAGATGGTCGGTCACACTGGATACCTGACCTTTGCCACCAAGAGCCTGTTTTAG
- the CKB gene encoding creatine kinase B-type isoform X1, protein MPFSNSHNLLKMKYSADDEFPDLSVHNNHMAKVLTLDLYKKLRDKQTSSGFTLDDVIQTGVDNPGHPFIMTVGCVAGDEESYDVFKELFDPVIEDRHGGYKPTDEHKTDLNADNLQGGDDLDPNYVLSSRVRTGRSIRGFCLPPHCSRGERRAIEKLSVEALGSLEGDLKGKYYALRNMTDAEQQQLIDDHFLFDKPVSPLLLASGMARDWPDARGIWHNDNKTFLVWINEEDHLRVISMQKGGNMKEVFTRFCTGLTQIETLFKTKNYEFMWNPHLGYILTCPSNLGTGLRAGVHIKLPNLGKHESFGEVLKRLRLQKRGTGGVDTAAVGGVFDVSNADRLGFSEVELVQMVVDGVKLLIKMEKRLEKGQSIDDLIPAQK, encoded by the exons ATGCCCTTCTCAAACAGCCACAACCTCCTGAAGATGAAGTACTCTGCTGATGACGAGTTCCCTGACCTGAGCGTTCACAACAATCACATGGCCAAGGTGCTGACCCTGGACCTGTACAAGAAATTGAGGGATAAACAGACTTCCAGTGGATTTACGCTGGATGATGTCATCCAGACTGGGGTTGACAACCCAG GGCATCCCTTCATAATGACAGTAGGATGCGTAGCTGGTGATGAAGAATCCTATGATGTGTTTAAGGAACTCTTTGATCCAGTTATTGAAGACAGGCATGGTGGCTACAAACCAACTGATGAGCACAAGACTGACCTGAACGCTGATAACCTGCAG GGAGGTGATGACCTGGATCCCAATTACGTGCTAAGTTCCCGTGTCAGAACTGGTAGAAGCATCCGTGGATTCTGTCTTCCCCCGCATTGTAGTCGAGGAGAGAGGCGGGCTATTGAAAAGCTCTCTGTTGAAG CTCTGGGTAGTCTGGAAGGTGATCTCAAGGGGAAGTACTATGCTCTGAGGAACATGactgatgcagagcagcagcagctgattgATGATCACTTCTTGTTTGACAAGCcagtttctcctcttctgttgGCATCTGGGATGGCACGAGATTGGCCTGATGCCAGGGGTATCTG GCACAATGATAACAAGACCTTCCTTGTCTGGATCAATGAGGAGGATCACCTTAGAGTTATTTCCATGCAGAAAGGTGGCAACATGAAGGAAGTATTTACCCGCTTCTGTACTGGGCTAACACAG ATAGAAACTCTCTTCAAGACCAAAAACTATGAGTTCATGTGGAATCCACACTTGGGCTACATCCTGACCTGCCCATCCAACCTTGGAACGGGGCTCCGTGCTGGTGTGCACATCAAGCTACCAAACCTTGGGAAACATGAGAGTTTTGGAGAAGTCCTCAAGAGGCTTCGGCTGCAGAAACGAGGCACAG GTGGTGTGGACACAGCTGCTGTTGGAGGAGTGTTTGATGTCTCCAATGCTGATCGTCTGGGCTTCTCTGAAGTGGAGCTGGTGCAGATGGTGGTGGATGGTGTGAAGCTGctcattaaaatggaaaaacgCCTTGAAAAAGGCCAGTCCATTGATGACCTCATACCAGctcagaaataa
- the CKB gene encoding creatine kinase B-type isoform X2 has protein sequence MAQLNNQRLPPDEEYPDLSTHNNHMAKVLTLDLYKKLRDRVTPSGFTLDDVIQTGVDNPGHPFIMTVGCVAGDEESYDVFKELFDPVIEDRHGGYKPTDEHKTDLNADNLQGGDDLDPNYVLSSRVRTGRSIRGFCLPPHCSRGERRAIEKLSVEALGSLEGDLKGKYYALRNMTDAEQQQLIDDHFLFDKPVSPLLLASGMARDWPDARGIWHNDNKTFLVWINEEDHLRVISMQKGGNMKEVFTRFCTGLTQIETLFKTKNYEFMWNPHLGYILTCPSNLGTGLRAGVHIKLPNLGKHESFGEVLKRLRLQKRGTGGVDTAAVGGVFDVSNADRLGFSEVELVQMVVDGVKLLIKMEKRLEKGQSIDDLIPAQK, from the exons ATGGCCCAACTAAATAATCAGAGACTGCCTCCTGATGAGGAGTACCCGGACCTGAGCACCCACAACAACCACATGGCCAAAGTTCTAACCCTGGATTTATACAAGAAACTGAGAGACAGAGTCACGCCCAGTGGCTTCACCCTGGATGATGTCATTCAGACTGGGGTTGATAATCCTG GGCATCCCTTCATAATGACAGTAGGATGCGTAGCTGGTGATGAAGAATCCTATGATGTGTTTAAGGAACTCTTTGATCCAGTTATTGAAGACAGGCATGGTGGCTACAAACCAACTGATGAGCACAAGACTGACCTGAACGCTGATAACCTGCAG GGAGGTGATGACCTGGATCCCAATTACGTGCTAAGTTCCCGTGTCAGAACTGGTAGAAGCATCCGTGGATTCTGTCTTCCCCCGCATTGTAGTCGAGGAGAGAGGCGGGCTATTGAAAAGCTCTCTGTTGAAG CTCTGGGTAGTCTGGAAGGTGATCTCAAGGGGAAGTACTATGCTCTGAGGAACATGactgatgcagagcagcagcagctgattgATGATCACTTCTTGTTTGACAAGCcagtttctcctcttctgttgGCATCTGGGATGGCACGAGATTGGCCTGATGCCAGGGGTATCTG GCACAATGATAACAAGACCTTCCTTGTCTGGATCAATGAGGAGGATCACCTTAGAGTTATTTCCATGCAGAAAGGTGGCAACATGAAGGAAGTATTTACCCGCTTCTGTACTGGGCTAACACAG ATAGAAACTCTCTTCAAGACCAAAAACTATGAGTTCATGTGGAATCCACACTTGGGCTACATCCTGACCTGCCCATCCAACCTTGGAACGGGGCTCCGTGCTGGTGTGCACATCAAGCTACCAAACCTTGGGAAACATGAGAGTTTTGGAGAAGTCCTCAAGAGGCTTCGGCTGCAGAAACGAGGCACAG GTGGTGTGGACACAGCTGCTGTTGGAGGAGTGTTTGATGTCTCCAATGCTGATCGTCTGGGCTTCTCTGAAGTGGAGCTGGTGCAGATGGTGGTGGATGGTGTGAAGCTGctcattaaaatggaaaaacgCCTTGAAAAAGGCCAGTCCATTGATGACCTCATACCAGctcagaaataa